A section of the Stenotrophomonas sp. 364 genome encodes:
- a CDS encoding serine/threonine protein phosphatase, with protein sequence MVEPIVIEGQRAWLKQYGEGSRAVALGLLNFVAHRFQLDALRPPPHRGGDAAKETEARRLGELAAQGVNVPHVIGTGHAALVLEDNGSSFNTCLRQADAAGRDVLVAAAMQAIAAAHAKGAYFGQPLPRNLTWDGAKVGFIDFEEDPLEVMDLAQAQARDWLMFGYGVAKYYEDRPQQLQALMAQAMDGVEAPVIAHAHAVSGRLQGLARASLKMGRSARALAHAILIVHGATALGVLMLAVICYDFFSDGDLDILQLLV encoded by the coding sequence ATGGTTGAGCCCATCGTCATTGAAGGGCAACGCGCCTGGCTGAAGCAGTACGGCGAAGGAAGCCGCGCGGTAGCCTTGGGCCTGCTCAATTTTGTTGCACACCGTTTCCAGCTCGATGCGCTGCGCCCGCCGCCGCACCGGGGCGGCGATGCCGCGAAGGAAACCGAGGCGCGCCGTCTGGGCGAGCTGGCCGCGCAGGGGGTGAACGTGCCGCACGTGATCGGCACTGGCCACGCGGCGCTGGTGCTGGAAGACAACGGCAGTTCGTTCAATACGTGCCTGCGACAGGCCGACGCGGCCGGGCGCGACGTGCTGGTGGCGGCAGCGATGCAGGCCATCGCGGCGGCGCATGCGAAGGGGGCCTACTTTGGGCAGCCGTTGCCGCGCAACCTGACCTGGGACGGGGCGAAGGTGGGCTTCATCGATTTCGAGGAAGACCCGCTGGAGGTGATGGATCTGGCGCAGGCGCAGGCACGCGATTGGCTGATGTTCGGCTACGGTGTGGCCAAGTATTACGAGGACCGTCCGCAGCAGTTGCAGGCGCTGATGGCGCAGGCGATGGACGGGGTGGAAGCGCCGGTGATCGCGCATGCGCACGCGGTGTCGGGGCGGCTGCAGGGGCTGGCCCGGGCGAGTCTGAAGATGGGCCGTTCGGCGCGCGCGCTGGCCCACGCGATTCTGATCGTGCATGGGGCCACGGCGCTGGGGGTGCTGATGCTGGCGGTGATCTGCTACGACTTCTTCTCCGACGGCGACCTCGACATCCTGCAGTTGTTGGTTTGA
- the fabD gene encoding ACP S-malonyltransferase, translating into MTDSNLAFVFPGQGSQSLGMLAELAELHPQVREAFTEASDGAGVDLWALSQGGPEEMLNRTEFTQPALLAASIGVWRVWNALGGATPAVLAGHSLGEYTALVAAGALTLRDGAHLVRLRGQLMQEAAPAGVGAMAAVLGAEDALVQEVCEQAAGSQVVVPANYNSPGQIVIGGDAAAVDRALALLAEKGVRKAVKLAVSVPSHTPLMREAANRLAETMAGLDWRAPALPVVQNVDARIHDGVDAIAQALVQQLYLPVQWTGCVQALAARGVTRVAECGPGKVLTGLIKRIDKSLDARTLSTPADFEAARESWAA; encoded by the coding sequence GTGACCGATTCCAATCTCGCATTCGTGTTCCCCGGCCAGGGCTCGCAGTCGCTGGGCATGCTCGCCGAACTGGCCGAGCTGCACCCGCAGGTCCGCGAGGCCTTCACCGAGGCCTCCGATGGCGCCGGTGTCGACCTGTGGGCGCTGTCGCAGGGCGGCCCCGAGGAAATGCTCAACCGCACCGAATTCACCCAGCCCGCCCTGCTGGCCGCCAGCATCGGCGTCTGGCGCGTCTGGAATGCCCTCGGTGGCGCCACGCCTGCCGTGCTGGCCGGCCACAGCCTGGGCGAGTACACCGCGCTCGTTGCCGCCGGCGCCCTGACCCTGCGCGACGGTGCCCACCTGGTGCGCCTGCGTGGCCAGCTCATGCAGGAAGCCGCCCCCGCCGGCGTCGGCGCCATGGCCGCCGTCCTCGGCGCCGAAGACGCCCTGGTCCAAGAGGTCTGCGAACAGGCCGCCGGCAGCCAGGTCGTCGTGCCCGCCAACTACAACTCGCCCGGCCAGATCGTCATCGGTGGCGACGCCGCCGCCGTCGACCGTGCCCTGGCCCTGCTCGCCGAAAAGGGCGTGCGCAAGGCCGTCAAGCTCGCCGTCAGCGTCCCCTCGCACACCCCGCTCATGCGCGAAGCCGCCAACCGCCTGGCCGAAACCATGGCCGGCCTGGACTGGCGCGCCCCCGCGCTGCCGGTCGTGCAGAACGTCGACGCCCGCATCCACGACGGCGTCGACGCCATCGCCCAGGCCCTGGTCCAGCAGCTCTACCTGCCCGTCCAGTGGACCGGGTGCGTGCAGGCGCTGGCCGCCCGTGGCGTCACCCGCGTTGCCGAGTGCGGCCCGGGCAAGGTCCTGACCGGATTGATCAAGCGCATCGACAAATCGCTGGACGCGCGCACACTGTCCACGCCCGCCGATTTCGAGGCAGCCCGCGAAAGCTGGGCCGCCTGA
- the fabG gene encoding 3-oxoacyl-ACP reductase FabG — MSKPLQGEIALVTGASRGIGAAIADALAAQGATVIGTATTDAGAAAIGERLAAVGGHGRALNVTDAAALEAVLDGIAKEFGAISILVNNAGITRDNLLLRMKDEDWQAILDTNLTSVFRTSKAVIRGMMKARKGRIINIASVIGVTGNAGQANYAAAKAGIIAFSKSLAKEIGSRGITVNVVAPGFIDTDMTKALPEEQRAGLVKTIALERLGEPSDIANAVAFLAGPSASYITGETLHVNGGMYMP; from the coding sequence ATGAGCAAGCCCCTTCAGGGTGAAATCGCACTGGTGACCGGCGCCAGCCGTGGCATCGGCGCCGCCATTGCCGACGCACTGGCCGCGCAGGGCGCGACCGTCATCGGCACCGCCACCACCGACGCCGGTGCCGCCGCCATCGGCGAACGCCTGGCCGCTGTGGGTGGCCACGGCCGCGCACTGAACGTCACCGACGCCGCCGCGCTGGAGGCCGTGCTGGACGGGATCGCCAAGGAGTTTGGCGCCATCAGCATCCTGGTCAACAACGCCGGCATCACCCGCGACAACCTGCTGCTGCGCATGAAGGACGAGGACTGGCAGGCCATTCTCGACACCAACCTGACCAGCGTGTTCCGCACCTCCAAGGCGGTCATCCGCGGCATGATGAAGGCCCGCAAGGGGCGCATCATCAACATCGCCTCGGTGATCGGCGTGACCGGCAATGCCGGCCAGGCCAACTATGCCGCCGCCAAGGCCGGCATCATTGCCTTCTCCAAGTCGCTGGCCAAGGAAATCGGCTCGCGCGGCATCACCGTCAATGTGGTCGCTCCCGGCTTCATCGACACCGACATGACCAAGGCCCTGCCGGAAGAACAGCGCGCCGGCCTGGTCAAGACGATCGCCCTGGAACGCCTGGGTGAACCGTCCGACATCGCCAACGCGGTGGCGTTCCTGGCCGGTCCCTCGGCCAGCTACATCACCGGCGAAACCCTCCATGTGAACGGCGGCATGTACATGCCGTAA
- the acpP gene encoding acyl carrier protein produces MSTIEERVKKIVVEQLGVKEEEVTNSASFVDDLGADSLDTVELVMALEEEFECEIPDEEAEKISTVQAAIDYINAHVKA; encoded by the coding sequence ATGAGCACCATCGAAGAACGCGTCAAGAAAATCGTCGTCGAACAGCTTGGCGTCAAGGAAGAAGAAGTCACCAACAGCGCATCGTTCGTCGATGACCTGGGCGCTGACTCGCTGGACACCGTTGAACTGGTGATGGCGCTGGAAGAAGAGTTCGAGTGCGAAATCCCGGACGAAGAAGCCGAGAAGATCAGCACCGTCCAGGCTGCAATCGACTACATCAACGCCCACGTCAAGGCTTGA